A genomic window from Euwallacea fornicatus isolate EFF26 chromosome 30, ASM4011564v1, whole genome shotgun sequence includes:
- the LOC136347940 gene encoding UDP-glycosyltransferase UGT5-like, which translates to MGPRGGQAVLALLWLLAHIEPRQCLNVLVIMGHPGKSHFDAFAALFNELADQGHNLTILSHVKPRNSRNIRSVPLRESQPMLHAIDLTKVGDRGVAFPYKQLKLLRQFAFDNCPVDLQRPQLRAFLEEKNHYDVILGEMFNTLCYDGMIRKFEAPFIGLSSCSLLPWQYGWYGIPYNPAYLQTLLGGFRAPMSFMDRVSNALTHYVTVFWYYLTMDGAAKDYSRYYLGLEPADPRNVSLVLVNSHYVIDGIMPLPPNVIEVGGLHLGKNRKPQPLPMDIEDWINNSDAGVIYFSLGSMIKSDTFPEEQLRAFIRAFAKLPQRVLWKWENDTMLDKPDNVMIRKWMPQFDILCHSNVKLFISHGGSLGTMEAVHCGVPIVAMPQFGDQLHNSHAIQNSKAGLVLHLQSATEEAITETLQRALSVESRNEAKLVSKKFTSRPLHPLDTAIFWIEHIAKFKGAEHMRSPGIDLPFYQYYLLDVLAFIALVAVALIFVIYKVAKGVLCRPNQAVKYKPL; encoded by the exons ATGGGGCCAAGAGGCGGTCAGGCGGTGTTAGCTCTGCTGTGGCTGTTGGCTCACATTGAACCCAGACAGTGCCTTAATGTCTTGGTAATAATGGGCCACCCGGGCAAAAGCCATTTCGACGCTTTTGCAGCCCTGTTCAACGAGCTCGCAGACCAAGGCCATAATTTGACGATATTGAGTCATGTGAAACCTAGGAATTCTAGAAATATTAGG AGTGTCCCGTTGAGGGAGAGTCAGCCGATGTTGCATGCAATCGATCTCACCAAAGTAGGCGATAGAGGGGTGGCCTTCCCTTACAAACAACTAAAGCTCTTAAGACAGTTCGCTTTTGATAATTGTCCCGTGGACCTGCAAAGGCCGCAGTTGAGGGCATTCCTGGAAGAAAAAAACCACTATGACGTAATTCTTGGGGAAATGTTTAATACTCTCTGCTACGATGGGATGATTAGGAAGTTTGAGGCTCCATTTATCG GTTTGTCTTCCTGCTCGTTGTTGCCATGGCAGTATGGCTGGTATGGAATTCCGTACAATCCTGCGTATCTCCAGACCCTGTTGGGAGGCTTCAGAGCTCCCATGTCGTTTATGGATAGGGTTAGTAATGCTTTAACGCACTATGTTACCGTTTTCTG GTACTATCTGACAATGGATGGAGCTGCAAAGGACTACTCAAGATATTATCTCGGTCTTGAACCTGCGGATCCTAGAAATGTCAGCTTAGTCTTGGTGAACAGCCATTACGTCATTGACGGGATTATGCCCCTGCCTCCCAACGTAATCGAGGTCGGAGGTTTACATCTCGGGAAAAACAGAAAGCCACAACCTTTACCCATG GATATAGAGGACTGGATAAATAATTCAGATGCAGGAGTAATCTATTTCAGCCTTGGATCCATGATCAAAAGCGACACGTTTCCTGAGGAGCAGCTAAGGGCGTTTATAAGGGCGTTTGCCAAACTGCCTCAAAGGGTTTTGTGGAAATGGGAAAACGACACCATGCTCGACAAGCCGGACAATGTAATGATTAGGAAATGGATGCCGCAGTTCGATATTCTGT GCCACTCAAATGTGAAACTTTTCATATCTCACGGGGGCTCATTAGGAACCATGGAAGCAGTGCACTGTGGGGTGCCCATTGTTGCAATGCCGCAGTTCGGGGACCAGCTTCACAATTCCCACGCAATTCAGAACAGCAAAGCGGGGCTGGTCCTCCACTTGCAGAGCGCAACCGAGGAGGCCATCACCGAGACTCTTCAGAGAGCATTGAGTGTTGA GTCAAGGAATGAAGCAAAACTTGTCTCGAAGAAGTTCACAAGCCGCCCGCTACATCCCTTGGACACAGCGATATTCTGGATCGAACATATCGCCAAATTTAAGGGCGCTGAGCATATGAGGTCTCCAGGGATAGATTTGCCTTTTTACCAATATTACTTGCTCGATGTTTTGGCTTTTATTGCCCTTGTTGCTGTGGCGCTTATTTTTGTCATATACAAAGTTGCAAAGGGCGTGTTATGTAGGCCAAACCAGGCAGTGAAGTATAAACCTTTGTAA
- the LOC136347935 gene encoding UDP-glycosyltransferase UGT5-like, producing MIFSHVHELPAKLSMGQTQSQSMLLIEGIIVRHNIEINQCEMMFKLTNATIIFVSLVLVRAATCYKILVIFGHPGKSHYDVFKPLFQELGERGHNITIISHVETEGDIKNGRDVLLSKQPLTNFLDLNMFPGNRLQKYAETHLIAHFGSITCPSSLQSAELQRFLLEDHNFDVILTEFFNTNCFYGLITKYKAPFIGLSSCSMMTWHADWFGSPVNPSYIPSIYMAHPVPMTFLHRAENTLMHLVGIMWYKLFMERPGRELSLKYTGYEPADPYNASLLLLNTHYSLHGARPLTPSIVEVGGIHVASKKPKRLPKELEKWANESTSGLIYFSLGSLAKGHTFPQPQLTSFLKVLSKRPERVLWKWEIDSMKDKPDNVMLTKWAPQFDILCHPNTKLFISHGGLLGTTEAVHCGVPMLVMPQFGDQTLNAQAVKSHEAGVILALREATEEKISQALDVALSKRTTQNARKLSERFRDREVPPIQTAVYWIEHIARNKGGQHMRSAAIGMPFYQYFLLDVILFYLLIVFVFVFVVHRTCTKAVSLCVRRRKEKTS from the exons ATGATCTTCAGTCACGTGCATGAACTGCCGGCCAAATTATCTATGGGTCAGACCCAATCACAGTCGATGTTATTAATAGAAGGTATAATTGTGCGCCACAATATAGAGATAAACCAGTGCGAAATGATGTTCAAGCTAACAAATGCCACGATAATATTCGTGTCACTAGTGCTAGTGCGGGCCGCCACGTgctataaaattttagtgaTATTCGGACATCCTGGGAAAAGCCACTATGACGTGTTTAAGCCGCTGTTTCAGGAGCTGGGGGAACGTGGGCATAACATAACGATAATCAGCCACGTAGAAACAGAAG GTGACATAAAAAATGGAAGAGATGTGCTTCTAAGCAAGCAGCCCCTCACCAATTTCCTCGATTTAAACATGTTCCCCGGCAATCGTCTTCAAAAGTACGCGGAAACTCACTTAATTGCCCATTTTGGCAGCATCACGTGTCCCTCCTCCCTGCAAAGCGCCGAATTGCAGCGCTTCCTCCTTGAAGACCACAACTTCGATGTGATATTAACGGAATTCTTCAATACAAACTGCTTTTATGGGCTAATTACCAAGTACAAAGCACCGTTCATCG GCCTTAGCTCATGCTCCATGATGACCTGGCACGCCGACTGGTTTGGGTCTCCGGTTAACCCGTCGTATATTCCATCAATTTACATGGCACATCCAGTCCCAATGACTTTCCTGCACAGGGCAGAAAACACACTTATGCATCTGG tcggCATTATGTGGTATAAATTATTCATGGAACGGCCAGGAAGAGAATTGTCTTTGAAGTATACTGGATACGAGCCCGCAGATCCATACAATGCCAGTCTTCTGCTTTTGAACACTCATTATTCCCTGCACGGAGCCAGGCCCTTAACCCCTTCTATAGTGGAAGTGGGAGGCATTCACGTGGCTTCTAAGAAGCCTAAGCGTCTGCCAAAG GAACTGGAGAAATGGGCAAACGAGTCGACTTCCGGACTAATCTACTTCAGCCTGGGATCTCTAGCGAAAGGGCACACCTTCCCACAACCCCAATTAACATCGTTCCTGAAGGTACTCTCCAAACGTCCCGAGAGGGTACTGTGGAAATGGGAAATCGACTCGATGAAAGACAAACCCGATAATGTCATGCTAACCAAGTGGGCCCCACAATTTGACATCTTAT GTCACCCCAATACGAAACTTTTCATCTCCCATGGAGGCCTGTTGGGCACGACTGAAGCTGTGCATTGCGGAGTTCCCATGTTGGTAATGCCGCAATTTGGGGACCaaactttaaatgctcaagcTGTTAAATCTCACGAGGCAGGAGTGATTTTGGCCCTCAGAGAGGCCACTGAGGAAAAAATATCGCAGGCCTTAGATGTCGCTTTAAGCAAACG AACGACACAAAACGCCAGGAAACTTTCTGAAAGGTTCAGAGATAGGGAAGTCCCGCCTATCCAGACAGCTGTTTACTGGATAGAGCACATTGCCAGGAATAAAGGAGGACAGCACATGAGATCTGCGGCTATAGGCATGCCGTTTTATCAGTATTTCCTGTTGGACgttatattgttttatttgctgATAgtatttgttttcgtttttgttgTCCATAGGACATGCACAAAAGCGGTGAGTTTGTGCGTGAGAAGGCGAAAAGAAAAGACTTCCTAG